In Mycolicibacterium mucogenicum DSM 44124, the following are encoded in one genomic region:
- a CDS encoding SDR family NAD(P)-dependent oxidoreductase gives MTTTTELITTPFDATSTAAEVIADVDLRGARAIVTGAASGIGVETARALASAGATVTLAVRNTAAGEKVAADIGGSTTVAPLDLSDPASVTAFVRAWDGPLHILVNNAGVMAIQDRQISASGHEMQFATNHLGHFALATGLHAALAAADGARVVSVSSSGHLRSPVIFDDIDYRFREYDPFSAYGQSKTANVLFAVGVTQRWARDGITANALMPGGIMTALQRHLGKDFQDGADERFRRAGSRVKTPEQGAATSVLLAASPHVAGVSGRYFEDCREAAVVDHRDEFGITGVAPYALDADNAERLWDLSLRLTA, from the coding sequence ATGACCACGACCACCGAACTCATCACCACACCGTTTGACGCCACCTCCACCGCCGCGGAGGTGATCGCCGACGTCGACCTGCGCGGCGCGCGCGCGATCGTCACCGGCGCCGCGTCCGGTATCGGCGTCGAGACCGCGCGCGCCCTGGCCTCCGCCGGTGCGACCGTCACCCTCGCGGTGCGCAACACCGCCGCCGGGGAGAAGGTCGCCGCCGACATCGGCGGATCCACCACCGTCGCCCCGCTGGACCTCTCCGATCCGGCCAGCGTGACCGCGTTCGTCCGCGCCTGGGACGGGCCGCTGCACATCCTGGTGAACAATGCCGGAGTCATGGCCATCCAGGACCGGCAGATTTCGGCAAGTGGACACGAAATGCAGTTCGCCACCAACCATCTCGGCCACTTCGCCCTCGCCACCGGCCTGCACGCCGCGCTGGCCGCTGCCGACGGAGCCCGCGTGGTCTCGGTCAGCTCCAGTGGACACCTGCGCTCCCCGGTCATCTTCGACGACATCGACTATCGATTCCGTGAATACGATCCCTTCAGCGCCTACGGCCAATCCAAGACCGCGAATGTCCTGTTCGCCGTCGGCGTCACCCAACGCTGGGCCCGGGACGGCATCACCGCCAACGCACTCATGCCCGGCGGCATCATGACCGCCCTGCAACGCCACCTCGGGAAGGACTTCCAAGACGGCGCCGACGAACGCTTCCGCCGTGCCGGCAGCCGCGTCAAGACCCCCGAACAGGGGGCGGCCACCTCGGTCCTGCTGGCCGCATCCCCGCACGTCGCCGGGGTCAGTGGCCGCTACTTCGAGGACTGCCGTGAAGCTGCCGTCGTCGACCACCGCGACGAGTTCGGCATCACCGGCGTCGCGCCCTATGCCCTGGACGCCGACAACGCCGAGCGGCTTTGGGACCTGTCGCTTCGCCTGACCGCGTAA
- a CDS encoding IS3 family transposase yields the protein MARLLGVSTSGYYKRVKRSDTTELTNREQRKADLTVKVVAHHRDSGGTYGSPRITADLRAAGEQVSEKTVAKIMAEIGLVGISPRTFKVLTAWSSRFR from the coding sequence ATGGCACGCTTGCTGGGGGTCTCGACCTCTGGCTACTACAAGCGTGTGAAGCGGTCGGATACAACGGAATTGACTAATCGAGAGCAACGGAAAGCCGATCTGACCGTGAAGGTCGTCGCACACCATCGCGACTCCGGTGGGACCTACGGGTCACCCCGGATCACCGCTGATCTGCGGGCTGCCGGTGAGCAGGTTTCGGAAAAGACTGTCGCCAAGATCATGGCCGAGATCGGTCTGGTCGGGATCAGTCCGCGCACGTTCAAGGTGCTGACCGCGTGGTCCAGTCGCTTTAGGTAG
- a CDS encoding transposase, translating to MSRTRRSFTTEYKVEAAHRVIDSGRTIAEVARELGLNEALLGRWVADERRRVEAAAARNEEPLTPAERTELARLRKQVAEQEKDIAFLKKASAYFAANGLK from the coding sequence ATGTCCCGAACCCGTCGGTCGTTTACGACCGAGTACAAGGTCGAGGCCGCTCATCGGGTGATCGATTCCGGGCGCACCATCGCCGAGGTCGCCCGCGAACTGGGTCTCAACGAGGCCCTGCTGGGGCGGTGGGTCGCCGACGAGCGGCGTCGCGTGGAGGCCGCGGCGGCCCGCAACGAGGAGCCGTTGACCCCGGCCGAGCGCACCGAGCTGGCGCGGTTACGAAAGCAGGTCGCCGAGCAGGAAAAGGACATCGCGTTCCTTAAAAAAGCCTCGGCGTACTTTGCGGCCAACGGACTGAAGTAG
- a CDS encoding DDE-type integrase/transposase/recombinase codes for MRSHITEIHLRSRGTYGRKRVRAALLADYEMNVNHKLVNSIMSERGLYGLPRPERRKPNLIGVDTSVDLVNRRFTAEMPNQLWCTDITEHPARDGKVYCCAILDCFSRLIVARTFSTSADTALVNNAVNMAVSNRNRWGPTILHADHGTQFTSWSSRGEHAAMGPARLFRDRGRLLR; via the coding sequence TTGAGAAGCCACATCACCGAGATCCACCTGCGTTCTCGCGGGACCTACGGGCGCAAGAGAGTCCGCGCTGCGCTGCTGGCCGACTACGAGATGAACGTCAATCACAAGCTGGTCAACTCCATCATGTCCGAACGCGGTCTGTATGGGCTGCCGCGCCCAGAGCGGCGAAAACCGAATCTCATTGGGGTTGACACCTCCGTTGACCTGGTGAATCGGCGCTTCACCGCCGAGATGCCCAACCAACTGTGGTGTACCGACATCACCGAACATCCCGCTCGCGACGGGAAGGTTTACTGTTGCGCGATCCTGGACTGCTTCTCGCGCTTGATCGTGGCCCGTACGTTCTCGACGTCCGCTGACACCGCACTGGTCAACAACGCGGTCAACATGGCCGTCTCTAACAGGAATCGTTGGGGGCCAACAATTCTGCATGCAGATCACGGCACGCAGTTCACCTCCTGGAGCTCTCGGGGAGAACATGCGGCGATGGGGCCTGCTCGGCTCTTTCGGGACCGTGGGCGACTGCTTCGATAA
- a CDS encoding NADH:flavin oxidoreductase, with amino-acid sequence MSGPATDVFAPATLGPITLRNRVIKAATFEARSPAGAVTDDLIAYHRAPAAGGVGMTTVAYCAVAPEGRTARDQIVMRPDIVPDLTRLTDAIHAEGAKVCAQLGHAGPVANAASNGVAAISPSRMFSPLAMRATRRPHSAALSRVVADHARAAEVAVEAGFDGVELHFAHNYLVSAFLSPLLNRRRDDYGGSLVNRARLARRIAIAVREAVGDRVAVIAKLSMDDGVAGGLRLEESLQVGRWLQDDGALDALELTVGSSLLNPMFYFRGDAPRSEFARTFQPPLSWALSTAGRPFLRRYPYQDAYLLDHARQFRRELSMPLILLGGITTKATMDMAMREGFEFVAMARALLRDPSLLNRIRQDRDAASLCTHCNKCMVTIFERTHCVLTTEPVTLPDREFIGGSS; translated from the coding sequence ATGAGCGGCCCAGCCACCGACGTGTTCGCGCCCGCGACGCTCGGGCCGATCACGCTGCGCAACCGGGTGATCAAGGCGGCGACGTTCGAGGCGCGCAGTCCTGCAGGAGCAGTCACCGACGACTTGATCGCCTACCACCGCGCGCCGGCTGCCGGAGGGGTGGGCATGACCACCGTCGCGTACTGTGCGGTCGCCCCCGAGGGACGCACCGCACGCGATCAGATCGTGATGCGACCGGACATCGTCCCAGACCTGACCCGGCTCACCGACGCCATCCACGCCGAGGGCGCGAAAGTGTGCGCGCAGTTGGGTCACGCGGGACCCGTCGCCAACGCGGCCTCCAACGGCGTTGCCGCAATATCACCGAGCCGCATGTTCAGCCCGCTGGCCATGCGGGCCACCCGAAGGCCCCACTCCGCGGCACTGTCACGGGTGGTCGCCGATCATGCCCGAGCGGCGGAAGTGGCCGTCGAGGCCGGCTTCGACGGGGTCGAACTGCATTTCGCGCACAACTATCTGGTGAGTGCGTTCCTCAGTCCACTGCTCAACCGGCGCAGGGACGACTACGGCGGAAGTCTGGTCAACCGTGCCCGGCTGGCCCGGCGGATCGCGATCGCCGTGCGAGAAGCGGTGGGAGACCGAGTCGCGGTGATCGCCAAGCTCAGCATGGACGACGGTGTCGCCGGCGGGTTGCGGCTCGAGGAGAGTCTGCAGGTCGGGCGGTGGCTGCAGGACGACGGTGCCCTCGACGCGCTTGAGCTGACCGTGGGCAGTTCACTGCTCAACCCGATGTTCTACTTCCGCGGCGATGCGCCACGCAGCGAGTTCGCGCGGACCTTCCAGCCGCCGCTGAGCTGGGCGTTGAGTACCGCCGGGCGGCCCTTCCTACGGCGCTACCCGTACCAGGACGCCTATCTGCTCGACCACGCCCGCCAGTTCCGTCGCGAGCTGTCGATGCCGTTGATCCTGCTCGGCGGCATCACCACCAAAGCCACCATGGACATGGCGATGCGTGAAGGTTTCGAATTCGTGGCCATGGCACGTGCACTGCTGCGGGACCCATCGCTGCTCAACCGAATTCGGCAGGACCGGGATGCCGCTTCGCTGTGCACGCACTGCAACAAGTGCATGGTGACGATCTTCGAGCGGACCCACTGCGTGCTCACCACTGAACCGGTGACGCTTCCCGACCGGGAGTTCATCGGCGGGAGCAGCTGA
- a CDS encoding S-4TM family putative pore-forming effector, with product MTLTTPSIFEAKNTRDARRHVAAQARTYCDAKRVLSWRVAAVFLLALAWAVCAVKSPSVRSVVGGVGAVAVLLLSFAAGNLEKVWRYRAAAIQEEFDTDVFRCFGTAFRPTVQTRMTLTTPRIATGGTATATGTTLREGHIGPTADAKFAAEAPHLRRRRSDQADHRGIRRVHQHSSLLRNGHCQPSPRQARFATSIAGGKAAENAIGHAYIEMYNSPH from the coding sequence ATGACGTTGACGACCCCCTCGATCTTCGAGGCAAAGAATACCCGCGACGCGCGCCGCCACGTTGCCGCACAGGCCCGCACCTACTGTGATGCCAAACGCGTGCTGTCGTGGCGAGTCGCCGCGGTATTTCTCCTCGCTCTCGCCTGGGCAGTCTGCGCAGTGAAATCCCCGAGTGTCCGATCCGTTGTCGGGGGAGTCGGTGCCGTAGCGGTTCTGTTGCTCTCATTCGCTGCAGGAAATCTGGAGAAGGTTTGGCGATACCGGGCCGCAGCGATCCAAGAAGAGTTCGACACCGATGTATTCAGATGCTTTGGAACAGCTTTCAGGCCGACCGTCCAAACCCGCATGACGTTAACCACGCCGCGGATCGCTACCGGGGGGACCGCGACAGCAACTGGTACGACTCTACGAGAGGGACATATCGGCCCTACGGCGGACGCCAAGTTTGCGGCGGAAGCACCTCACCTACGCCGGAGGCGATCTGATCAAGCTGACCATCGAGGAATCCGGCGAGTACATCAGCACAGTTCTCTACTACGGAATGGTCATTGCCAACCGTCACCGCGCCAAGCACGATTTGCCACCAGTATCGCCGGGGGCAAGGCGGCTGAGAACGCCATTGGGCACGCCTATATCGAGATGTACAACTCCCCGCACTAG
- a CDS encoding IS3 family transposase: protein MESFWARLQVELLNTRKWATTIELAAAMADYIDNFYNIERRHSYLGNISPTEFETLWTSISSTPQLA, encoded by the coding sequence ATGGAGTCATTCTGGGCACGGTTACAGGTCGAGTTGCTCAACACCCGCAAATGGGCCACCACCATCGAATTAGCAGCCGCCATGGCCGATTACATCGACAACTTCTACAACATCGAACGCCGCCATAGCTACCTCGGTAACATCAGCCCCACAGAGTTCGAAACGCTCTGGACATCAATCAGCTCGACCCCTCAACTCGCATGA
- a CDS encoding recombinase XerD, with translation MTIEPQRRNTVRGRPKVTDGSMECARCHREMRRTAATWPDGRICNSCYYEATSLYGDCPSCGFHRLLPGRLDIGDQAVCRDCARIRQNFHCTSCNDERRPYRGNVCARCSLRENLERAFLHPDSPASFTHLIDALCAADRAESIITWKRSDKVQALLRSLGDGTTPLTHDGLDQYEPRGRHVEHLRAILQHHEVLQARDKYLAYFERWIDDKLHPVSDPEIARPIRQFATWHHLKRINDIALAGKPTRGPVHASKQDITEALKFLEWLRDEHGRTIANCTQQDVDQWVTTGPTTRHLIRTFIIWCEKMRVNRSITLGHRQAKTVRALTQDQRLEWIRELLSGDSESLPYRVAGTLLLLYAQPLVKVAAIPMSKVLVAPEGLSLVLGVTPSPVPEPFADLLKRHINSRPNLRTAGADNPWLFPGNRPGEHLHPNTVMDRLRRFGIDLLGARNIALRELVTQVPPPVVAEMLGYSDQVVHRHAELAAQPWGRYVPASRPST, from the coding sequence ATGACGATTGAACCGCAGCGCCGGAACACCGTTCGCGGGCGACCCAAGGTCACGGACGGATCAATGGAGTGCGCTCGCTGTCACCGCGAGATGCGGCGCACGGCAGCAACATGGCCAGACGGCCGCATCTGCAACTCCTGCTACTACGAAGCAACCAGCCTCTACGGCGACTGTCCCAGCTGCGGATTCCACCGCCTTTTGCCCGGCCGACTGGACATCGGCGATCAAGCGGTGTGTCGAGACTGCGCACGTATCCGCCAGAACTTCCACTGCACGTCGTGCAACGACGAGCGGCGACCCTACCGCGGCAACGTATGCGCACGTTGCAGCCTCCGCGAAAACCTTGAGCGAGCGTTCCTCCACCCGGACTCCCCCGCGAGCTTCACACATCTCATCGACGCCCTGTGCGCAGCCGATCGCGCCGAGAGCATAATCACTTGGAAACGATCGGACAAGGTTCAGGCACTCCTTCGTTCCCTCGGAGACGGCACCACTCCCCTCACCCACGACGGACTGGACCAGTACGAGCCCAGGGGCCGGCACGTCGAGCACCTTCGGGCCATCCTTCAGCACCATGAGGTGTTGCAGGCCCGTGACAAGTACCTTGCCTACTTCGAGCGGTGGATCGACGACAAGCTCCACCCAGTATCAGACCCCGAGATCGCCAGACCGATCAGACAGTTCGCCACCTGGCACCACCTCAAACGAATCAACGATATTGCGCTCGCCGGAAAGCCAACCCGTGGGCCCGTTCACGCCTCGAAGCAGGACATCACCGAAGCACTGAAGTTCCTTGAGTGGCTTCGCGACGAACACGGACGGACCATCGCCAACTGCACACAGCAAGATGTGGACCAGTGGGTCACAACCGGTCCGACAACGCGGCACCTCATCCGGACATTCATCATCTGGTGCGAAAAAATGCGGGTCAACCGATCAATCACCCTCGGGCATCGGCAGGCCAAGACGGTCCGAGCGCTCACGCAAGACCAGCGACTTGAGTGGATTCGCGAGCTCCTGTCCGGCGACAGCGAATCGCTCCCCTACCGCGTCGCCGGAACCCTGCTACTCCTCTACGCCCAGCCACTCGTGAAGGTCGCAGCCATCCCGATGAGCAAGGTGCTCGTCGCTCCCGAGGGACTCTCGCTGGTCCTCGGTGTTACTCCGTCGCCCGTCCCCGAGCCCTTCGCTGACCTGCTCAAGAGGCACATCAATAGCCGGCCCAACCTCCGAACCGCTGGGGCAGACAATCCTTGGCTCTTTCCGGGAAACCGACCCGGCGAACACCTGCACCCCAACACCGTCATGGACCGTCTGCGGCGCTTCGGCATCGACCTGCTCGGCGCTCGAAACATCGCGTTGCGCGAACTCGTTACCCAGGTGCCTCCTCCGGTCGTGGCCGAAATGCTCGGCTACAGCGACCAAGTGGTACATCGGCATGCGGAACTCGCTGCGCAGCCATGGGGCAGGTACGTACCCGCATCTAGGCCAAGCACTTGA
- a CDS encoding TetR/AcrR family transcriptional regulator, with amino-acid sequence MANVDAGTRERLLTVAERLLLESGYDEVSVRAVCTAANVNPAAVHYHFGSKVGLVSALLEDRLGPLWKVTLADRDDAEQLTVPDAVRVVVDPLVVLAADPAGRLYLNLLSRLLLSRRELNWTQRWFSLTPWAELLQRNVPGLSPAEAKHRWMLAFELIFVQFGDPLAGDRRLTGRQVDTLCTVVSAGLSAPAVNR; translated from the coding sequence ATGGCCAACGTTGACGCGGGCACCAGAGAACGGTTGTTGACAGTGGCGGAGCGGCTGCTGCTGGAGTCGGGATACGACGAGGTTTCGGTTCGGGCGGTCTGCACGGCAGCGAACGTGAACCCGGCTGCGGTGCATTACCACTTCGGCTCGAAGGTGGGACTGGTGTCGGCGCTGCTGGAGGACCGCCTCGGACCGCTGTGGAAGGTGACCTTGGCCGACCGCGACGACGCCGAACAGTTGACGGTCCCCGATGCGGTCCGGGTCGTCGTCGACCCGCTGGTGGTGCTGGCCGCCGACCCGGCCGGGCGCCTCTACCTGAACCTGCTGTCGCGACTGCTGCTGTCTCGGCGGGAGCTGAACTGGACACAACGATGGTTTTCCCTCACACCGTGGGCAGAGTTGTTGCAGCGCAACGTGCCCGGCCTGTCCCCTGCCGAGGCGAAACACCGCTGGATGCTCGCCTTCGAACTCATCTTCGTGCAGTTCGGTGATCCACTCGCCGGGGATAGGAGATTGACCGGCCGACAAGTGGACACGCTGTGCACGGTGGTCTCGGCAGGGCTGTCGGCACCGGCGGTGAACCGATGA